ACGGCCGGATCGTCGAGGCCGGAACGCCAGGTGAACTGCTCGCCCGCGGAGGGGAGTTCCTGTGTCTGACCTGAGCACTCCGCTCACCGCCGAGCGGCTCCCGCTCGGTTACGAGCAGGACTGGTACCAGGCGAACACCCGGGGTGGCACCGGCGCCCACAAGAACGTCCGGATCTCCTTCCGGATCCTCGGCCCGCTGGTCCCGGAGGCCCTCGACGAGGTCGTCCGACGCTTCACCGCCCGACATGACGCGCTCCAGCTGCAACCGCTGCCGGGGCCTGATGGCACCGGAACCACCGGGCAGTACCTGCGCCCGTTGGGAGCCGGGGAGCCGGTCATGCTGCGCGAGAGCGTCACCGCGCGCTCGGCCGAGCAGTTCTCGCGCTACGCCTCCGCCCTGCTCTCCCGGGACTTCACCGCCCCCTGGGCCGGTGACGGCGACCGGCCGTTCCGCGTGCGGTTGCTGCGCTACGAGCCGGACCACCATGCGCTGTTGGCCACCTTCCAGAACCTGGTGTTCGACGGGCGCGCGCACCACCTGTTCGCCAGTGAACTGTGGCGGGACTACCAGGCGCTGGTCCAGGGCGATCCGGTGCCGGACACCGCCCCGTCCTTTGCCGCCGCCGTGGCCCGCCAGCGCACCGGCTTCGGGCCGGAGCACCTGGCCCGGGCCCGGGCGAGCTGGCGCAAGCGCCTGGAGTTCGCCGCCCGCCATCCCTGGCGGCAGCCGGCCTCCGCGGCGCCGACCGAAGGTGGAACGCTCCGGATCGAGCTTCCCGCACGTGCCTGGCCGGCCCTGCGGGAGCGCTGCGCCGAAGCGCGCTGCAGCGTGTCGCAGTGGGTCATCGCCGCCTTCGTCCGGGCAGTGGCCGGGCAGGCCGGACTGCGCCGGGTCGCCCTGTGGACCACGATGGACTCGCGAGGCTTCCGCGATCGGGACCTCGTCGGGATGCTGGCCGGCACCTGCCCCGTGGCCGTGCGCGATCCGGCCGCCGCGCTGCCCGCCGTGCTAGCCGAGGTGCGGGCCCGACTGCTGGAGGCACTGCGGTACCAGCAGTTGACCGCCGCGGAACTCCACGGGCTGGCCGCGGAGCTGGCCGCGGGCGGCGGCGCGTCGCTGGCCCGCGACATCTTCGTCAGCCTGCGCCGCTTCGACGGGGAGTACCCGGTGACCCGTGAGCAGCGGGCGCTGCGGATCACCGCGGACGCCTACCCGCTGCGCCGGATCGCCTTCACCGGCTCCGCCGCCCTGCACCTGCGCTGCACCGAGTTCCGGGACCGCCTCCTCATCGACCTCACGTTCGACGGCCCCCGGGTCGGCCGTCTGCTGGCGCAAGCCATCGCCGACCAGCTGGGCAACGACCTCATGACGGACCGGCCCTAACAGCCACCGCTGCCCGGCCTCCGGCCGCGGGCCACCCCATCGCGGGAGCCCTCACACCTCGTCCGCGGCGGCGGGGGCCGCCCCCGCCGCCGCCCCGGCTGAAGCCGGGGTATCCACGAAAGGACCCTGATGAGCATCCCCAGCCCAGCACCCGGCCACCTCCTCGCCCTGCTGCTGGACGCCGCCGCCCAGGTGTTCGGCCGACCGGTTGCCGCGCACGACAGCTTCTTCGAGCTGGGCGGCGACTCGATCGCCGCGGTCGAGCTCGCCACTGTCGCCGAGCGACTGACCGGCATCGAGGTCGACACGGAACTCATCGTCGAGCAAGCGGACTTCACGGCCCTGGCGGCCGCCCTGACGCCTGCCTCGACAGCACCGGAGGCTGCCCGATGAGCCAACCGTACCTCTGGGACCCGTGGGCGACGGCCGCCGAACAACCCGAGCGCACCGCCGTCATCGCCGACGAGGAACGCTGCAGCTACCGCGAACTGGTCCGCACTGCGGACGCATTCGCCGCAGGCCTGCAAGCGCACCGGGTACCGGCCGGCGCGACGGTGTCCACCGACATCCCCACCGGGCCGCTCTTCTTCGCGCTGGCGCTCGCCGCCCTGCGCCACGGCTACGGCCTGCTACCGGTCGGCCGCGCCTTGCTCGCCTCCGCGACGGGCCACGCGGTACTGCGGAGCATGACGGTGGTCCTACATGTGATGGACGATCAGCCCGCCCGGTGGGCCACGCCCATGCCGCCCTGTCCCGTGCTGACCGCCACCGAGCTGACCGCCGCCGGTGCGGCGGTGCGGCCGCCGACCCCGGCAGCGCGGGCCGGCTACCTGGCCTTCACCACCTCCGGAACGACCGGCGAGCCCCAGGGCGTACCACGCCCCCGCCCACCTCGTCCCTACAGGGGCGTTGCGGTGGCCGAGCGATACGGCGCGGGCCGCGACCTGGGCCCGCACCTGATGGCCAACCCCAGCTACCACCTGGGCACGCTGGGCCCCGCGCTCTATGCGCTGCAGGCCGGCAGCGCGGTCGTCGTCCAGCGCAGTTGGTCGCCCTGCGCCTTCGCCGAGCTCGTCGACCGACACCGAGCGGACAGTGCGATGCTCAGCCCCGACCGGCTGCTCGACCTGGTCGGCGCCGGGCGGGCACCCGCCCGGCGGCTGCGCGTCCTGTTCCACGGCGGAGCCGCCTGCCCGCCCGCGGTCAAGCGCGCCGCGATCGAACTGCTCGGTCCAGTGCTGCACGAGTACTACGGCACCTCCCGGGGCACGCTGACGGAGATCACCGTCCCGCAGTGGCTGGCGCATCCAGGCTCGGTTGGCCGCCCGTTGGCGGGGATCGGGATCGAGATCCTCGCCGCGGGCCGGCCGGTGCCGGCCGGCGAGCTCGGCTCGGTGCACGCCCGGCTGCGCGGTGCGGATCGCGCCGCGGGCGAACCCGACCTGCTGGACACCGGCGACATCGGATTCCTGGACCCCGACGGCTACCTCTTCGTCGTGGGCCGCACCGGGCAGCGCGACCCGCTGGGGGAGCCGCTGCTTGAGCACGGGATCCGCCTGTTGAACGGCGTCTTCGACGTCGCCGTCCTGGGCGGCGCCGATCAGCACTGCTTCGTCGAGAGCAGCCGCTCCGACACCGCCGGACTCAGCGCGGAGGTCGCCGCGACCGCCCGCCGCCTCGGCCTGCTCCCACCGCGGCTCACCGTCGCACCGCCGGGCTCCCTGCCACGGACCCCGAGCGGCAAGATCCACCGGGCCGGGCTGGCCGGGCAACGCGCCGCACAGGGCAGTTGATGAGCGGCGCCGGCCTTATGGCACACCTGTGGCCGACGGTGCACGCGTGCCACCGGCCCACCGGACCCGCAGTGACCGTCCATCAGGACGGTGAGATACAGGCCCGGTTGACCTTTGCCGAGCTGTCCGCTGCAGTGGACCGGTTCGCAAGAGTTCTGACTGGACGTCACATCACCGCTGGCGCAAGAGTGCTACTGGTACTGCCCAACGGGCTGGAGTTCAGCACGGCCCTGCTCGGCGCACTGCGCGCCGGCCTCGTCGCGGTCCCCGCGCCGACTCCCGACCTCGCCCGGCAGGAGGCTCTCCGCGAGCGCATCACCGGCATCGCGGCCGACTGTGCACCCGCGCTGGCAATCACCCTTGAAGATTGGATCGATCAGCTCCACCGGATCCTGCGCCGCCTGCCCGAGCCGCCCGCGCTGCTCAGCTGGGAGCAGCTCGGCCGAGCCGACGGCGCCCCGCCCCGGCGACCGTCCTCGCCACCACCGGTCGCCGCACCGGACGACATCGCCTTCCTCCAGTACACCTCCGGCTCCACCGGCCAGCCCAAAGGCGTGGCCGTCAGCCACCGAGCGCTGCACGCCAGTTGCCACCAGGCGGCGGCGGTCTACGCGGAGACCCCCGCGGACACGGCGGTCACCTGGGTGCCGCTCCACCACGACATGGGCCTGATCACCGGCCTGTTCCGGCCGCTGTTCACCGGCTACGAGTCGGTCCTGCTGTCACCCCGGGAGTTCGCCCGCTCGCCCGCGAGCTGGCTGTCGGCCGTCAGCGCGTTGCGCGGGACGCTGTCCAGCGCGCCGAACTTCGCCTACGAGCACTGCGTGCGCCGGATCTCCCCCGCAGCGGCCGCCGACTTCGACCTCAGCTCATGGCGAGTGGCGCGCAACGCCGGCGAGGTGGTCCACCCCGGCACCGCGGACCGCTTCACCGACCGGTTCGCCGCAGCCGGGTTCCGGGCGAGCGCCTTCTGCCCCTCGTACGGCATGGCGGAGGCGACCCTGACCGTCACCGCCGCGACACCACGGCGGCCGGCCCTCCGGCTGGCCGTCGACCGGGACGAGCTGCACCACGGCCGCGTGCTCCCGGTCGACGACGGCACCACGGCACCGACCATCCGGCTGCTCTCCTCGGGGACGCCGCTGCCCGGCACCCGCGTGGCTATCCGGGCCCGGTTCACCGACCCACCCGACGACGAGCGCACCGACCGGAACACCGACCGACCCACCCGCCAGTACGCCGACCGACCCGGCGACCGCTACCTGCCGGACGGCCAGGTGGGCGAGATCCTGCTGTGCGGACCGCAGTTGTTCACCGGATACTGGCCCGCCGACGGCGCCCGCCCGTCCGCCTGGCACGCCACCGGTGACCTCGGCTTCCGTCACCAGGAACAGCTGTTCGTCCTCGGACGCTGCGACGACACCCTGGTTCACCGCGGCCGGAACTACCACGCGGCGGACGTCCGGACAGCCTGCGCCGCGATCCCGGAACTGCGCCCGGGCCGGTGCGCCGCGCTGGCCGGTGCACCGGACGCCGACCGGTCCGGCACCGAACGGGTGGTTCTGGTGGCGGAGTTGGCGGACCCCGCCGAGGCGCCCAGTGCCGAGCTCGCGCTGCGGGTAAAACGTGAACTCGCCCGCACCCTCGACCTCTACGTCAGCGATGTACACTTCCTCGCCCCGGGCACCCTGCCGATGACCACCAGCGGCAAGATCCGGGTGGCAGAGACCGCTCGCCGGCTGCGGCTCGGCACTCTGCCACCCCGTTCGCCTGCGGCGCCTCATTGAGCCGGCGGCCGCTCCCCTCCCCGCGCCACTGACACTGCCTGGTCGGCCAATCTCATCAGCCACCGCACCACATCGCCGTCCTCGCACTGCGCTGCCTGCTGCCAACTGGTCCACTGCTCCGCGGCGAGCTCGAACCGCAGTTGCGGCCGCAGCAGCGCGCACGGCTGCGGCGGCGGCACCAGCTGGCCGCGCAGCCGGCGCCGCAGCTCGGCCTTGGACCACCGGTGCTCCAGTGCCCGGTCCAGCCAACGGTCCTGCTCGGCCGGTGGCAGCGCTGCCACCTCCTGGTGGTGCTGGAAGCTCAGCGCCTCACGCCGCCGGGCCACCTCGAACTTCCGGGCGACCCACGCGTAGTTCCGCAACGTCTGGTAGTCGAGCATGGTCCCGCTGATCGCCGTGCGGTACCGCCCGGGATAGGTGCTCGCGCCGTACACCAGCCAGTCGCCGGCCCACCACGCTGAGGAGTTGCCGATCGCCCCCAGCTGCTTGCCGACCCGCAGCCAGGCCGCCAGCGGCAGCCCCCGTGGCATCCGCAGCGACGTGCTCAGCGCCTGCACCGGGCCGCCGCCCACCCCTACCCTCGCACCGACCGCCGGGCCCCCGGTCGGCTGACCTGGCGTGCCCGGCCGCCCGGCCGCCGGAACAGCACGCCGCTCCGGTCCGCCCAGGATCGAACTACGGGACTCGGGCATGTAATACCCCCTTGAGGTGCTTCGCGGTGAACGTGTGCGGAAAGCTCCACGCACTTCGTTAACGCTAGGAAGCGCTGTTCAACACTCCGTCGACGACCGTTCAACGGCCACTGGTTGTTTGGAACGAGTGAGATCCGATTCCACGGGCCACTCCCGCCGGCTCCATCCGCCACGTTGTTCACAAGCGGGATGGAGGGCCGTTCCAGCTGCTGCGGTCACGGCTCGTCCAGCTCCAGCACCACGGACACCCGGTCCGGAAGCAGCACCTGCACACCTTCGAAGGCGCGATCGGCGCCTACGCCCGCGACGTCGAGGAGCACACGCCGATCCATCCCGAGCACGCGGCCTCGGTGCTCGACGAGAGGGCCGCCGACGACGCGGTCTCCACCGTGGACCCGGCACGTGCTTTGTCTGGGGCCCCCGCTACCTGACGCCCAACGGACGGTGCCGCATCCTCGGTTCCTTCGTCCACGGCTCCATGGCCAACGCCGTCCCGCAGGCCATCGGCGCGCAGTTCCTCGACCGCGGCCGCCAGGTGGTGTTGCTGTCCGGGACGGTGGGTTCTCCGTGCTGATAAGCGACTTCCTGGCGCTCGTACAGAACGAGCTGCCGGTGAAGGTCGTGGTCTCCAACAACTCCTCGCTCGGCATGGTCTGGAGGGAACGGTCGACGGTCTGCCGTCGTACGGCACCGTCATCGGCGCACCCGTTCAGCGTCACCGGGTACGGCTGTGCGCTGCCGGCGAAGCGGACGCAACTCACGACTGGTCACAAGAAGCGTGACCCCTCGGTGCCAACAAGCGTGTCCCGCTGACCGGAAGATGCCGGCTCGCCTGGTCCTACTGCTCCAGGATGCGCACGGCGCGGTCGATCGCCAGCAGGTCACCGTCCTTGACGGCTCGCCGGAACGCGACGGAGAACAGCCGCTCCAGGCGCATGTGGTGGACGATGCGCAGCTCGTCCACGGCAACGTCGAGTTCGGTGTGCCGCTCCCGCAGGGCGGTGCTGACGTCCTTGCAGGCGTAACGGATCAGCACGGCGTCGGCTGGCGGCTCCTTGCCCTTCGGCCGCCCGCCCGAGCACGATCTGCGCGACATTCGCGCATGGAGCCCTGATCACCAGCCTCCACGCACCGGCGACCGATCGCTCTGCTCTCCGTTCCGCCGGTGGTCGCGCTGGGCCTCTCGTTCACCGCGACCGCGTGCAGTGCGAAGGTCTTGGCCCGCACCGACCCCGGCCCGGTGCCGTCGTCGCCTCCGCCACTCCGATGGGACCTGCCGGCCCGTGCCGCGGCAACGGCCCTGCTGGTCACCGCGCCGACCTCCGCCGCGGCGCGGCTCGGCCCCAGCACGACCGGTGTACTCGCACCCTTTCCCATCGGCACCAGCGTCACCGCCGCCTTCGCACTCGCCCAGGGCGGACCGGCCGTGGCGGCGGCGACCCTACGTGGCGTCCTGCGGGGCCTGTGGGGCTTCGCCGTGTTCTGCTTCCTCGTCGCCGTACTGGCCGAACCGCTCGGCGGCGGACCCGCCTTCGGTATCGCCATCGCCTGCACGCTCGTGCTCCAACTGGGCATCGGGCGCCTGCAGTCAGCGCGGGCCGCACAGCGGACTCCCCGCGCAGCCCGCGCAGCGTAGACCAGTCCCACCGGGGCTCGGGGAACGGCGCCCAGACCCCGGAGTGCATCCGCCGGTCACATCAGCCGGAATGTTCTAGCCGTACCCGGTTCAGCCCTTCAGGAACGGTAGCGGTGGAGGAAGGTCTCGACGAGGAAGCGGGCCAGGTCGGTGAGCCGTTCCGGGGGGTAGGTGGCGGGGTCGCGCAGGAGCAGTCGGCCGCCGTCCTCGAGGGTGGTGAGCAGGACGTGGGCGAGGAGGTCGACGTCGACGGTCTCGCCGCCGGGCCGGTCCTGGAGGAGCCGGCGGACGGCCTCGGCGAAGCGGGCGCGGATGTCGGCCTCGGTGGCCTCCTTGTACCTGCGTACCGGTGCGGGTGAGGTGTCGACGGGCAGCAGGATGGCGCGCCAGCGTGCGGGGTGGGCGAGGACGGCGTCGTAGAAGCCGCGGGCGACGGCGGTGAAGGTGTCGGCGGGGTCGGCGCCGGCCGGGTCGGTGGTGATGACGTCGGCGAGCTGGGCGAGGGCGCGCTCTCCCTCGCGTTCGAGCAGGTCGCGCAGGAGGTGGTCGGAGTCGGTGAACTGGCCGTAGACCACCGGCCGGGTGACGCCGGCGAGGCGGGCGACGGAGTCGACGGACACCGCGGCGACGCCGGCGGTGTTGATGATCTCCAGTGCGGCGTCGAGCAGTTGCTCGCGGCGCTCGGCCGGCGGCATCCGCGGAGCGTAGGGCCGCTTGGGGGTGGTCTGCGCTCTGGCCATGTCCCGGATCGTACCTTGCGAAGCTACACAGCTGAAGCTACGGTACTGAAGCTACATATCCGTAGCAATTGCCGGAGACGCGACGACCTACGACAACGAAGACCGGAGCCTGAAGCACATGCACGACCAGACCACGACCACCTTCCCCCAGGAGATCCTGGACGAGTGGGCCGCTACGGGAATCGACCTGCCGGCCGTCTTCTCCCTGGGCGCGCTCTGCGACCGCATGGGGATCCGCATCCAGCACGCCTCCGCCGACCGCGTAGTCGGCACGCTCCCCGTCGAGGGCAACGCCCAGCCCTACGGCCTCCTGCACGGCGGGGCCTCGGCCGTCCTCGCCGAGAGCCTCGGCTCGACGGCAGCGGCACTGCACGGAGGCCCCACCAAGTACCCCGTCGGAGTCGACCTGAACTGCACGCACCACCGCAGCGTCCGCTCCGGCCTGCTGACCGGAGTCGCCACCGCCGCGCACCTCGGCCGCACCACGGCGACCTACGAGATCGTCGTCACCGACGAGACCGCCCGACGGGTGTGCACCGCCCGCCTCACCTGCCTCCTGCGCACCGCCGACTGAACGGCTGACCGGGGCCACCCAGAGAAGGTGGCCCTGGTCGACCGTGTGTCCCACCGGTCCCCGCAACGCGGATCGCCGCCCAGTGCAGGCAGCGGGCGGCGATCCGGGTCAGCAGGGGAAACCGACGGCAGCGTGGGTCACTTGACGATCGGCTGGCTCATCTCGCAGCCGCCCTGGCCGTTGTTGGCGTCGTTGGACCAGGTGGACTGCATCGCGAACGACCCGGTGGAGAAGTTGACGTTGGTGGCGGCGCCCGGGCCGGTGTTCTTCCAGGCGCACTTGTCGCCGTTCTCCCAGCCGGCGCTGTCGCTCCAACCACCCATCGGGTTCTGGTCGGTGATGGTCTCGGCGGACGGGTTGTCTACCCAGCTGCCGGCCAGCGCGCCACCTCCGGGTAGCCCACGTGCGCGGCGTCCTCCGGGCGCAGTCGGTCAACTCGGCTCCCGGCGGGGACGCCGTGCGGCGTGAAAACGACTGGTGCTCGGGCCGACCTGTTGTCACGCGCCCGAGCTGATCCATGTCCAGGCGAGTTCCTTGACCCACGTGGCGGCCTCGTCGGCCCTGGCCGGGGGTGCACCGACGACGACGAGTTCGGTGACGCCTGCTGCGGCAAGCTCGGGCAGGTGCTCCGGGGT
This genomic stretch from Kitasatospora acidiphila harbors:
- a CDS encoding condensation domain-containing protein, yielding MSDLSTPLTAERLPLGYEQDWYQANTRGGTGAHKNVRISFRILGPLVPEALDEVVRRFTARHDALQLQPLPGPDGTGTTGQYLRPLGAGEPVMLRESVTARSAEQFSRYASALLSRDFTAPWAGDGDRPFRVRLLRYEPDHHALLATFQNLVFDGRAHHLFASELWRDYQALVQGDPVPDTAPSFAAAVARQRTGFGPEHLARARASWRKRLEFAARHPWRQPASAAPTEGGTLRIELPARAWPALRERCAEARCSVSQWVIAAFVRAVAGQAGLRRVALWTTMDSRGFRDRDLVGMLAGTCPVAVRDPAAALPAVLAEVRARLLEALRYQQLTAAELHGLAAELAAGGGASLARDIFVSLRRFDGEYPVTREQRALRITADAYPLRRIAFTGSAALHLRCTEFRDRLLIDLTFDGPRVGRLLAQAIADQLGNDLMTDRP
- a CDS encoding acyl carrier protein, with the translated sequence MSIPSPAPGHLLALLLDAAAQVFGRPVAAHDSFFELGGDSIAAVELATVAERLTGIEVDTELIVEQADFTALAAALTPASTAPEAAR
- a CDS encoding AMP-binding protein; amino-acid sequence: MAHLWPTVHACHRPTGPAVTVHQDGEIQARLTFAELSAAVDRFARVLTGRHITAGARVLLVLPNGLEFSTALLGALRAGLVAVPAPTPDLARQEALRERITGIAADCAPALAITLEDWIDQLHRILRRLPEPPALLSWEQLGRADGAPPRRPSSPPPVAAPDDIAFLQYTSGSTGQPKGVAVSHRALHASCHQAAAVYAETPADTAVTWVPLHHDMGLITGLFRPLFTGYESVLLSPREFARSPASWLSAVSALRGTLSSAPNFAYEHCVRRISPAAAADFDLSSWRVARNAGEVVHPGTADRFTDRFAAAGFRASAFCPSYGMAEATLTVTAATPRRPALRLAVDRDELHHGRVLPVDDGTTAPTIRLLSSGTPLPGTRVAIRARFTDPPDDERTDRNTDRPTRQYADRPGDRYLPDGQVGEILLCGPQLFTGYWPADGARPSAWHATGDLGFRHQEQLFVLGRCDDTLVHRGRNYHAADVRTACAAIPELRPGRCAALAGAPDADRSGTERVVLVAELADPAEAPSAELALRVKRELARTLDLYVSDVHFLAPGTLPMTTSGKIRVAETARRLRLGTLPPRSPAAPH
- a CDS encoding TetR/AcrR family transcriptional regulator; this encodes MARAQTTPKRPYAPRMPPAERREQLLDAALEIINTAGVAAVSVDSVARLAGVTRPVVYGQFTDSDHLLRDLLEREGERALAQLADVITTDPAGADPADTFTAVARGFYDAVLAHPARWRAILLPVDTSPAPVRRYKEATEADIRARFAEAVRRLLQDRPGGETVDVDLLAHVLLTTLEDGGRLLLRDPATYPPERLTDLARFLVETFLHRYRS
- a CDS encoding class I adenylate-forming enzyme family protein, encoding MSQPYLWDPWATAAEQPERTAVIADEERCSYRELVRTADAFAAGLQAHRVPAGATVSTDIPTGPLFFALALAALRHGYGLLPVGRALLASATGHAVLRSMTVVLHVMDDQPARWATPMPPCPVLTATELTAAGAAVRPPTPAARAGYLAFTTSGTTGEPQGVPRPRPPRPYRGVAVAERYGAGRDLGPHLMANPSYHLGTLGPALYALQAGSAVVVQRSWSPCAFAELVDRHRADSAMLSPDRLLDLVGAGRAPARRLRVLFHGGAACPPAVKRAAIELLGPVLHEYYGTSRGTLTEITVPQWLAHPGSVGRPLAGIGIEILAAGRPVPAGELGSVHARLRGADRAAGEPDLLDTGDIGFLDPDGYLFVVGRTGQRDPLGEPLLEHGIRLLNGVFDVAVLGGADQHCFVESSRSDTAGLSAEVAATARRLGLLPPRLTVAPPGSLPRTPSGKIHRAGLAGQRAAQGS
- a CDS encoding PaaI family thioesterase, which translates into the protein MHDQTTTTFPQEILDEWAATGIDLPAVFSLGALCDRMGIRIQHASADRVVGTLPVEGNAQPYGLLHGGASAVLAESLGSTAAALHGGPTKYPVGVDLNCTHHRSVRSGLLTGVATAAHLGRTTATYEIVVTDETARRVCTARLTCLLRTAD
- a CDS encoding LmbU family transcriptional regulator yields the protein MPESRSSILGGPERRAVPAAGRPGTPGQPTGGPAVGARVGVGGGPVQALSTSLRMPRGLPLAAWLRVGKQLGAIGNSSAWWAGDWLVYGASTYPGRYRTAISGTMLDYQTLRNYAWVARKFEVARRREALSFQHHQEVAALPPAEQDRWLDRALEHRWSKAELRRRLRGQLVPPPQPCALLRPQLRFELAAEQWTSWQQAAQCEDGDVVRWLMRLADQAVSVARGGERPPAQ